In Apium graveolens cultivar Ventura chromosome 10, ASM990537v1, whole genome shotgun sequence, the following are encoded in one genomic region:
- the LOC141689955 gene encoding RNA-dependent RNA polymerase 2 has product MGVEQRPTLSIKFSNIPRTSTAQEILEFFELRIGKGSVFACEIFSDHKNWKSKDSGRLQFETPEFKSKALALYQQGQLVFKNHNICVVSSFDDVIIRPVEVLNRLENGGLSAGIIGSEGFFVLEKWETVRAWVMPERMCCEFWVECDGVGYKLEVLFGDVLEVSGCCLNGAVEPNGVLLTLKYAPRIYKKVFGPNVATRFGSDRYHICKEDFDFLWIRTTDFSSVKSIGQSCAFCWEFLNGTSALDAFSKLPFYKNEFTKIILKESEEFHTSSDLNPLVRCPPDSNLSYEVLFQLNSLVHNHKLSLAAMNPDLFEFLGSMEIAKALAILQKMHKLQDICCDPMQFINHQLEFQKKNGKDFQPSTVHKSPNPNVMSCHRVLVSPSKIYCLGPELESSSYVVKNFASYASDFMRVTFVDEDLGKLHPHTVSTSIQKGIFAKPCRTAIYHRVLSILSEGIVIGAKRFQFLAFSASQLRSNSVWMFASNEHVRAEDIRDWMGCFNKIRSVSKCAARMGQLFSSSTQILEVLPRDVEVIPDVEVVNDGVQYCFSDGIGKISLTFAKEVASKCGLSYIPSAFQIRYGGYKGVLAVDNNSYHKLSLRGSMRKFDSENRMLNITSWSESMPCYLNREIISLLSTLGVEDHSFVALQDVQIRVLQKMLTEKEAALNILESMGKSEANRILVKMLVQGYGPNDEPYLSMMLRSHYENQVSDLRSRCRIHVPKGRILIGCLDESGILNYGQVFIRITRTKREMKSGEQNFFHKVDETTAVLIGKVVVTKNPCLHPGDVRVLDAVYDESLVKSGLTNCLVFPQKGERPHPNECSGGDLDGDLYFISWDEKLIPPHTVAPMDYTGRRPRLMDHDVSLEEIHKFFVDYLINDSLGTISTAHLVHADLDREKALSETCLYLANLHSMAVDFAKTGAPAEMPRALKPRMFPDFMERWEKQGYTSQGALGKLYRATVESTERGKLGPAYLENIEDYYDHDLEVDGFESFIGIAKDHKEMYLDKLFTLMKYYEAKTEVEILSGNLQRHSSYLLRDNRRYGETKDRIMVAVKNLHKETKGWFECSCMVHEKQKLASAWYYVTYHPTYCQESIKCLGFPWIVGDILLDIKSVNSRALHS; this is encoded by the exons ATGGGTGTTGAACAAAGACCCACATTGTCAATAAAATTCTCAAACATCCCCAGAACAAGCACAGCCCAagagattcttgaatttttcGAATTAAGAATCGGTAAAGGTTCAGTCTTTGCCTGTGAAATCTTCTCAGACCACAAAAACTGGAAGTCTAAAGACTCTGGTAGACTTCAATTTGAAACCCCAGAATTTAAATCCAAGGCTTTGGCACTTTACCAACAGGGTCAGCTTGTTTTCAAGAATCATAATATTTGTGTTGTTTCTTCATTTGATGATGTTATTATTAGGCCTGTTGAGGTTTTGAATAGGTTGGAGAATGGGGGTTTGAGTGCTGGGATTATTGGGAGTGAGGGGTTTTTTGTTTTGGAGAAATGGGAGACTGTGAGAGCTTGGGTTATGCCTGAGAGAATGTGTTGTGAGTTTTGGGTGGAGTGTGACGGGGTTGGGTATAAATTGGAGGTTTTGTTTGGTGATGTTTTGGAGGTCTCGGGTTGTTGTTTGAATGGTGCTGTGGAGCCTAATGGGGTGCTCTTGACT CTGAAGTACGCTCCACGGATATACAAAAAGGTTTTTGGGCCTAATGTTGCTACAAGGTTTGGGTCTGACCGTTATCACATTTGCAAGGAGGATTTTGATTTTCTATGGATTCGTACAACAGATTTTTCCAGTGTGAAGTCTATCGGACAATCTTGTGCATTTTGTTGGGAATTTCTAAATGGGACCTCTGCCTTAGATGCCTTCTCCAAATTGCCATTTTATAAAAATGAGTTCACCAAAATAATTTTGAAAGAAAGTGAAGAATTTCATACTTCATCTGACCTCAATCCACTTGTAAGGTGTCCACCAGATTCTAATTTGTCATACGAGGTCCTTTTCCAGCTTAATTCTCTTGTTCACAATCACAAGCTTAGCCTTGCTGCAATGAATCCTGATTTATTTGAGTTCCTCGGAAGTATGGAAATAGCAAAGGCTTTGGCAATTCTTCAGAAAATGCATAAATTGCAGGATATATGTTGTGATCCTATGCAATTTATCAATCACCAATTAGAATTTCAAAAGAAAAATGGGAAGGATTTTCAGCCATCAACTGTTCACAAATCACCAAATCCTAATGTGATGAGTTGTCATAGAGTTCTCGTCAGCCCGTCAAAGATATACTGTTTGGGCCCTGAGCTTGAATCATCTAGTTATGTTGTGAAGAATTTTGCATCATATGCTTCAGATTTTATGAgagtaacttttgttgatgaaGATTTGGGCAAGCTTCATCCCCATACTGTTTCCACAAGCATTCAGAAAGGTATATTTGCAAAGCCTTGCAGGACTGCTATTTACCATCGTGTGTTGTCTATTCTTAGCGAGGGAATTGTTATTGGTGCTAAAAGATTTCAGTTTTTAGCATTCTCTGCTAGTCAGCTCCGTTCAAATTCAGTGTGGATGTTTGCTTCAAATGAGCATGTGAGAGCAGAAGATATTAGAGATTGGATGGGCTGTTTTAACAAAATCCGCAGTGTGTCAAAATGTGCTGCGAGGATGGGTCAATTGTTTAGTTCTTCCACACAGATCCTAGAAGTCTTACCACGAGATGTGGAGGTTATTCCTGATGTCGAAGTGGTAAATGACGGTGTTCAGTATTGCTTCTCTGATGGTATTGGGAAAATTTCCCTTACATTTGCAAAGGAAGTTGCTAGCAAGTGTGGACTAAGTTATATTCCCTCTGCATTTCAGATCCGATATGGTGGCTACAAAGGTGTCCTGGCTGTTGACAATAATTCGTACCACAAACTTTCTTTACGTGGTAGCATGCGTAAATTTGATTCAGAAAATAGGATGCTTAATATCACTAGCTGGAGTGAATCTATGCCTTGCTACTTAAACCGGGAGATTATATCCCTTTTATCTACCTTGGGTGTGGAGGATCATTCTTTTGTAGCCCTGCAAGACGTTCAGATTCGTGTTCTGCAAAAAATGTTAACTGAAAAAGAGGCAGCACTGAATATTCTCGAGAGCATGGGTAAGAGTGAAGCCAATAGGATTCTAGTGAAAATGTTAGTTCAAGGTTATGGTCCAAATGATGAACCATACCTTTCAATGATGCTTAGATCACATTACGAAAATCAAGTTTCTGATTTAAGAAGCAGATGTCGAATTCATGTTCCCAAGGGCCGTATCCTGATTGGATGTCTAGATGAAAGTGGCATTTTAAACTATGGACAGGTTTTTATCCGAATCACCAGGACTAAGCGAGAGATGAAAAGTGGTGAGCAGAATTTCTTTCACAAAGTAGATGAAACTACGGCTGTACTAATTGGGAAAGTTGTGGTTACAAAAAATCCTTGTCTGCACCCGGGAGATGTCAGAGTTCTTGACGCTGTATATGATGAGTCACTGGTGAAGAGCGGTTTGACAAATTGTCTTGTTTTCCCTCAGAAAGGTGAAAG GCCACATCCAAATGAATGCTCTGGTGGTGACCTCGATGGTGACTTATATTTCATAAGTTGGGATGAAAAACTTATCCCGCCTCACACTGTAGCTCCTATGGATTACACTGGACGAAGACCGCGCCTAATGGATCATGATGTATCCTTGGAG GAAATTCATAAGTTTTTTGTTGATTATCTGATCAATGATAGCTTGGGCACCATCTCTACTGCACATTTAGTTCATGCAGACCTCGACCGAGAAAAAGCTTTGAGTGAAACATGTCTTTACCTGGCAAACCTTCATTCAATGGCAGTAGACTTCGCAAAAACAGGAGCACCGGCAGAAATGCCTAGGGCCTTGAAACCAAGGATGTTTCCAGATTTTATGGAAAGGTGGGAAAAACAGGGTTACACTTCCCAAGGAGCCCTAGGAAAACTCTACCGTGCTACTGTTGAATCTACGGAGCGTGGAAAGTTGGGTCCTGCTTACCTAGAGAACATCGAAGACTATTATGACCATGATCTTGAAGTTGATGGCTTTGAATCTTTCATCGGAATTGCGAAAGACCACAAAGAGATGTACTTGGATAAACTTTTTACCCTCATGAAATATTATGAAGCTAAAACTGAAGTTGAAATTCTATCTGGTAATCTACAAAGACATTCGTCATATCTGCTGCGAGATAATCGAAGATATGGAGAAACAAAGGATCGTATCATGGTAGCAGTCAAGAACCTGCACAAGGAAACCAAAGGGTGGTTTGAATGCAGCTGCATGGTACATGAAAAACAGAAGTTGGCATCGGCATGGTATTATGTAACTTATCATCCCACTTATTGTCAAGAAAGCATCAAGTGCCTTGGCTTTCCATGGATTGTAGGTGATATTTTGTTGGATATCAAGTCAGTCAACAGCAGAGCACTTCACTCTTAG